The sequence below is a genomic window from Gossypium hirsutum isolate 1008001.06 chromosome A11, Gossypium_hirsutum_v2.1, whole genome shotgun sequence.
TTATCTGTTGACATTTATGCATGTATgcatttgacaattttttttttgttcttaatgTCAGTGGAGGTAGAGATCTTAGTGGAAATAAGAGAACAAGCAAGGAGCAGTCATTTGACCAAAAATTTGAGAAGATGAATGAGGCTTTGCGTGTAAGTTGCAAACACGGTTATCCTGTTCGAGTTGTAAGGCAAGTCTCATTATTTGTAGATTAACTCTTTGTTTCTGTAAGTGGTTGTCTGTTATGTATATAGGGCATTTGGAGCTTAACTAATAGGTTGGCATTTTTAGTATGAAGGTTCAGGAGGCTATATGTCATTTTTTTCCTGGTTGAAATCACTCCATTTTAGTCAGTTCTTTTTGTGTCTAGTCTTGTCACAATAGCCTACATGATTTTACCTGATAAAAGCTTGTGTCTTGATATGTAGGTCGCACAAAGAAAAACGATCTTCGTATGCTCCCGAGAAAGGGGTGAGATATGATGGGGTCTATAGGATTGAAAAATGTTGGCGAAAGGTTGGAATGCAGGTACCATGTTTTTACCACACATCAAAGTTGTCTGCTATACTAAGCTTCTGTAAATTACTTTGCTGATAGCATTTCCTCAATTAGGGGTTTAAAGTTTGCCGGTATTTGTTTGTAAGATGTGACAATGAGCCTGCCCCATGGACAAGGTTTGTGCCTTCAATATGCTTAAATTGCCTCCTTCATGGGGATCGACCTAAGATTTTTTGAACTTACTGTAGTGATGAGCATGGGGATGGACCTAGGCCGTTACCAGCTATTCCTGAGCTGAAGAAGGCTACTGATGTATTTGAGAGAAAGGAAAGTCCATCATGGGACTTTGATGTAAGAGATGACCTTCTATTCATTGATTTCTTTATATTAATGTTTCTGTTATGGATAAGGTTTTATCTGCTGGATATAAGTTAACTAGTGAAATACCTCAACTCCCTTTTCTGAGTTTGGTCTTCATTATCATCTACAATCAGGTTCCCTTATCTGTAAGCTTTATATTTTTCTGTATGTTATTAATTCAATCAGGAGGAAGACAGCCGTTGGAAGTGGAAAAAACCTCCACCTCCTAGCAAAAAGCCAGTGAATGCAGCTGATCTTGAAGAAAGGAAAAGGGCAAGGAAAGCTATAAGGAAAGCACATAATACAAGTATAAGAGAGAGACTCCTGAAAGGTTTTTCTCATTCTCCTGTCACGAGTTATCTGCCTTTGCTATCCTGGCCCTAGTCTGCATGTCTTGTCTAGTAACTAAAAGGATCTGTAGCTTGTTTGATAGTCTTTTTTATTCATTGTTTAATGTGGAATTAGTTGAAGGCAGTGAGCAATGAGACGAATGGATCAATCATAAGGTCAAAATAAAAACAGATAGAGGAGAGAACCGATTCTATTAATTCAAAATAATGCAAAACAGCATAATTCACCTCCCAAGGGTGTTCCGTGTTGACTTCATATGTTTTCTGTGCAGAGTTTAGTTGTCAAATCTGTCGTCAAGTTATGAATCTCCCAGTTACAACTCCTTGTGCCCACAATTTCTGTAAGTCATGCTTTGAAGGTGCATTTGCTGGTAAGACTGCTGTAAGAGAGAGGAACAAAGGTGGCCGGACACTTAGATCACAAAAGAATGTCCTGAACTGTCCTTCTTGCCCAACTGATATCTCTGAATTCCTTCAAAATCTTCAGGTGTGGTgcatctttcaatttttttcttttacctaaTTTCAAGAGTGCATAATGTCTTTTGCTTTACTTGCTGAATATATGTAGTAACGTTGAACGTAGTTTAAATACCATATGGAATTAAATTGTCAGGTCAATCGAGAACTAATGGATGTGATTGAATCATTGAAACAAAAGAGTGAGGAGAATCAGGAACCTGCTGAAGAGTTGAGTGAAGAACAGATAAATGGATCGGTTGAAAATGCATACTTGGATTCTGGTGATGGTGAAACTGGTAAGAAAAATGAGAATGCCGATCCAGAAGGTGACTCTCAGAATCCTCCACTTGATTGCGAAACAGAAAGAAGTAGCAAGAGGAGGAAAGTGGATACTGCTCAAGTGACAAATGATGAAAATGACTCTCCATCAAGCATCCTCCAGGTGCAATCATCTGAAGGTGATATCGAATGACATGTTTTCTTTAACAGGAATTTTTATCACAAAGTTTAAGGTTTCtttttcccatttctcttttaAGTTGTTTATAGTTGTGGTTAAATTCCACAGTTTTATTTCTTCCAAGAGTGGAACTGGGACCGTGCATGGTTAGTATATTAATCTTATTATGTTGAGCTAGACTGGATAATTTTCTCCCACCTTTTTGcctattattttcttataatttattGCTCCTTTTAATGCACTTGAAAATTGGACAATGAAATGAATGTAGGATAACAAAAGCAAACATTGGTTTTTTGGGTAAGAAATTAGAGGTTTTATACTAATCAGTCTTTATTTCGTGCCCTTATGGGTTATGGGTTTTCTTGTcccaataatattaaataaaaatcaaagccAATGTCGAGATGAGTTTTCCTTCATGTACCATGGATTCCATCAATATTAACTCATTGCAATTTCCAATGTTTTAAAAATTGGATTTGtatcaattcaatatttattgattaaaaattcataaaaatttaattttaaaattgattcaattatttttattggttgagtggtttattcaaaattcaatttaatttctttatttggaTTGATATAACAAATGTTAATtgtataacttttaaaattgattcttgaattttaaaatgttttaattttatctttaaatttttgaTAATTAAGTCATGTAAAATTTTGTGatgtaatttaaaataaaaattaaaaaaaattaaaaattaaaaataaaataaaattggaaaaaaaactttttttgtaatttttacaatattttgaaaaaaaaagaattattttaaaatatatgtgatGTCTTATTTAACGATATAATTTGATGCAATTAACTCGTATAACAATCTATTCCTCCCTATCCAAGAAGGACAGCCGGTCCGGTTCCAAGAATACTGCAcaagattttttttcctttttttacaaTAAAGTGAACGAGGTTCTCGTGAGAGGTGTCACCGGGAAAATCCGTTCCTTAGGGGACACGACGTCGTGTTTCGTAAATCCGCGAAAACAAACACTATCACGCAATATATAAAGAACCAACTCAGTCCTGTAGTTTTGTTATCTTACGCTACAAAAAGCTCCGAATTCTCTCTTTCTCATTTGCCGCGAAACCCTAGTGtctttacacattttccccttcTCTCGGCACCCATGGGTATGCTTCTgcttgtttctttcttctttttctttttccattttcagATTCTATGTTTGTATCGATTGTGCATTATTCCTTTATTATGGATCTGCTCGATTTACTCGCTGATTATTTGGAATTTTGATCTGGTTTCATCGacaatttaaattgattttattctcttcttttttatatttacatataaaattgtATGAATTGAATTTATTCTTCTCAATGCGTTTTAGGAGATGAGAGCTGCCGTTTTCTGATAATTGAGATGTTTAAGCGTTCAAAGTATGAAATGAATTGAAGCATTGAACCTGAGTTGATGAATTATAGCCTGTTTTGTTGAGTAGCGTTATAAATCATATGAAATTTATTTGTAATAATAAACCAAACCAACAAGTCTTAATTCATTATATTTGGGGATGGCTAGAAGAACGAAAAGACACATTTTTATCTTTAACCATCGAATTTTAAAGTTGGAATGGATATAATGATTTATCACTTCCAACCATCTTATTTGCTACCTTCCACCTTTTACCATGAGCTACGTCGATTCTTTTCATCCTTTTAACATGTGCATCCCTCTATCTGCATCGACACATTTTTATCTTTAACCATCGAATTTTAAAGTTGGAATGGATATAATGATTTATCACTTCCAACCATCTTATTTTGGCTACCTTCCACGTTTTACCATGAGCTACGTCGATTCTTTTCATCCTTTTAACATGTGCATCCCTCGATCTGCATCTTATGTGGACAAGCTACAGTAAATGGTTTTCTCTTATCCTCTAAAaatttttgtttgtaaatgagatAATCATTATTTCTTTCGTACGGGGCCGTTGTGAAGATTGGTAATTATTGGAATTAACATGTCAACAAtttctctgtttttctttttttaattggtTCGTAGATATTGAGGCCGAGATCCGTGCATTGCAGCTTGACTCTGCAGGTCGTACACTTAATGTATATGAATTAGATAGTCTTTTCTtttctacttcttcttcttttttttttctttttttttttgagttctaTTGACTCTTAACAGAAGATAATAATGGTGTGGTCAATCCTGAAGATGCAAAACTGGAAAAAGTTGAAAAGGGAGATGAGGTGGAGGTGGAAGGTTGGTAGTATTCTTGAACTTTGTATTTATTGTGGTCCTTGTCTTGTTACACTAATCAAGGTAGTGGAGAAGAAAGAATTGGAGAGAATTAGAGGAGGCAAGATTGTCATTgtggaaatttattttataatttcaatattaaaacttttttaaattacattttttgcTATCTTTACAATGGCACATTAGCGTTTTTATACTAACTAATTCTGATGATGTTTTGAAGTAGCagttaaattgcataaaaaatgGATAACTTCTCTTTTTATTTGTGAGACTGATATCCAATGAAATGTTTTGATCCTTATGTGAGTGAATCTTATGTTATCCTGCATGTTGCATTGTTCGATAATATTTGATGCTACTATTAGAATTGATGAGAGATCTCCAGGTGCTGTATTTTCTGTGTGCCTTACATGCAATGGGGAATTTGTATTGCTGCATGCACACTTCAGCTGTGTGTGAACTGCGGTGATGATTTCaattaggtttagggtttatgtcAGCTATGTTGCATGAACTTATTATTTGGTTTCAGACACCATATATTTGATATAGTTCTTGTCAGTCTTTTACAATTAAGATATCTACGTCATTCACCTCTAAATTAACCATTTAAGAATCGCAGGACACACGCATAGTAGGATAAATGAAGATTCAATGTAACATAGCAAACCCAGTTGCACTATGTACTTGTTTTCTATATTGATGAACTTAAGTCTTTTGTTGACtctcttttttctattttattatttcacaatGTGCAGGCGGTAAAGGTATACTTGGcaattacctttttcttttactatttttttagatCACTAATCTTGTGGAACTTAGATGCAaactgtttttcttttttgtctaACTTTTCTTCCTGCTTTTATTTCTTTTGCTAAATGTCGAGTATTTTTTCTGCTCATGACAAACTTTTGTTTCTCAGTTGAGTTTTAAtcagaaaatttttgatatctTTGCTGTTGATGATTTCAGGCATGAAGGATGAGGTTCATGGAAGATCTCAGCCAGGCCAGGCAGAGCCAAAAGGTTCCTTCCCTTTTCTCTACCTTCCTGGGTTATGTGTATAATGCCTTTCACTTTAATATTACAATTGTCatcttctaatttataatctggTTGTGCAGTGAAAAACAAGGAAGTAGTTGCTTTGGAAGATGCTGAAGCACAGGAAGAGATGGAAACAAATAAGAAGCGCCACTTGAATGTTGTGTTTATTGGTCATGTTGGTAGGTATTATTACTTTATAGTTTTGTTAAAGTTGGGTTGCATTACATATTAATTCCATTACGACCAGTGTAGGCTAAGCTAGGGAGACAGTTCAAAATTGTACTATCAACCTCTTAAGACcgttatttattatttgtttttgtgAGTTCAAATATATCAGCCAATTGTATGAATTCTCTCTAAAGCAGTTATAAGTTTAATATAACTAGGACCACCTGGTTAGAATTAAATTTGTGAACTTGCATAAATATAGtgctactttttctttttgtataaTTCAGTGTTACCTTGAACCTATTGATTGTAGCCTCATAAAGAGAGTTTTAGTTTCAAGCTAATGCTGCTTATGGTGGACTAAAAGGATAAATAATTAACAGATTTCTAAGCTTCTAAATTAGAGATTTAAAAACACACCCACAAATGACAATGCCCAGTCTCTACTGATGCGTTGCAGTATGCCTTTTAAAACttcacaaattaaaaagaaaaatgttaatttgtaattcatttttcctttttttcccaaaagaaattaTCAAATACTGCTGGTTATCAATGTACTTTAGAATCCCTTTACAGAAGAATCTTGTTCAGTATAAAATAACTAAATGATCTCCACTGTATGTTTTGAatctattttatttgatttttagatGCTGGTAAGTCTACAACTGGAGGCCAGATACTCTTCCTCAGTGGTCAGGTTGATGACCGTACAATCCAGAAGTATGAGAAAGAAGCGAAGGATAAAAGTAGAGAAAGCTGGTGAGCCATAGGTTTGCTTCATAACTTAGATAGTGGAAATCAATGCTGTTCCATCTACATTTGTTTTCCAAAAGAGCATGCCAATACTGGGATTTGTTCTTTTATAGAACTTGTTTTGAAGGTATTAGTATACTATTACAATTCAAATCAGTAATTTCGTTCTATTGATGTTATAATTATTCACTCTGTCTGAGATGCACACGCATGCATGCTAATACACACACCTATATCCAATATTTTCTTAGTTTACTACTTGAAAATAATGACAAACAATAATGCCTTGCATGCAGAGGATTTTCAGCTATTTCATTATCTGACTTGACTATATTCCTTGTCTTAGGTATATGGCTTATGTTATGGACACTAATGAAGAAGAGAGAGTTAAGGTACCATATAATGGGAAAATGATTTTACCAACTTTGAGAATATGTGTAGTAGCTGTAGTTAATATTTCtggatataatttttattatactgTCTACATTTATTCCTGATTATCTAAACTACTGTTTATCTGAgcattaattaaatttgaattattgatTGCAGGGTAAAACTGTTGAGGTTGGAAGAGCACACTTTGAGACTGAGACCACTAGATTTACTATTTTGGATGCGCCAGTAAGGAGATTGCCTTGGAATTATATTGTTATtcctttttcatttaaatcaatcCTGTCTTCTATTCACTATTTAATTGTTTGTAGGATAATTGATaatacttttcaaaattgagatatttTCTGTAACCTTTTTTGTGGCTTTGTTGAAATGTTTTCATTTAGCACCTGTTTTACACTATAGAACACTattcacattttaaaaaattaaattttttttcctcaAGTGAAATGCATCTACTTGAATTCAGATTTGGAtacgtttttttctttttaattaagaCTAACTACAGTTTTGCATTGACCACTTAGGGTCACAAAAGTTATGTTCCTAATATGATCAGTGGTGCATCCCAAGcagatattggtgtgttggtaaGTTAGATCTAGTGCCTTTCCTTTTAATGCCTTAATACAATGTACGAATTGCATGTTTTGAATTTTTACACTTCCTCTTGTCTCTTTATTAGGTGATTTCTGCTCGTAAAGGAGAATTTGAAACCGGATACGAGAGGGGTGGGCAGACGCGTGAACATGTGCAGTTGGCAAAGACTTTGGGTGTCGCAAAGCTACTTGTAGTAGTTAATAAGATGGATGACCCTACTGTCAACTGGTCTAAAGAAAGGTGTTTTGCATGCGTTTTCATAACTAGTCTTAGCTTGTTTGCTGTCTTTTGTGTACATTTTTTGTTGTGGATTTTCATATTGTATTGATAGATGTCTTATTCCTCAGGTACGATGAAATTGAGTCAAAGATGACACCTTTTCTGAAGTCTTCGGGTTACAATGTGAAGAAAGGTATTCGAAGTGTTGCTTTTTAACAATTTGCAAGTTGCAATATTTTCTTGGTGATATTTTCGAGATTGTAGAACTGGTCCTTTATGTCATAACAATGACGTAGTGAGATATTGACTCCAGTCCAATCAACAGAAAAGCTGGTTTCAATTAGTTTAcgatttatttcttctttttttccctaatttttaaagttaaataccttatttattcttaattttcattaatattattaaataccTTGTTCTTCTTTTAATTCTTTCCTCCTATCCTAAGGCATCGCTCTGTTGTTTAAAAACAGAGGAAAAGTTGCtcttttttagttttcaaaaacaGAGTATCGTCttcctcctttttttttaaatttgtaaaattttttcatttatgtaatctTTCTCAGGCTTTTTATCTTAATGAGGTTTATATTCTATGTTATATTCTTGCTTAATTTGCTGAGAATATAATTAATGCTTTAAAACCAGTTATTTTATTAGTTATTCTTGTTTGAACTTGCAGACGTTCAGTTCCTACCAATATCTGGTCTTCTTGGTTCAAACATGAAAACTAGAGTAGATAAGAGTATATGCTCTTGGTGGAATGGTCCTTGCCTATTTGAAGCCCTTGATTGTATTGAAGTTCCTCTTAGAGATCCCAAAGGTCCATTTAGGTATTGATCTATTGTCTATCTTCCAGAGCAGGATTACTGCCCTCACTACTTATGTGTTTGGTTCTAGTTCCTGCCATCTTTAAGTAGCATGCATTGCTGAATTCTTGGCCATCTTATTTTatgatgcatctgttgatttgtTGCTATTGGTCTGTAGGATGCCTATACTTGACAAATTCAAAGACATGGGAACTGTTGTTATGGGAAAGGTAGAATCTGGCAGTGTGTGTGAGGGTGATTCCTTATTAGTTATGCCAAACAAGGTGCTTTAGCTTTggaactttttaattatttttgtgtgtatatgttcattattttttaaaattatgtggGGTCTGAGGATTTTATGCGTGTATTTCAGGCTCAAGTGAAAGTTGTAGCTGTATATTGTGATGAAAATAAGGTCAGATGTGCAGGACCTGGTGAAAATTTACGGGTTAGATTATCTGGGATTGAAGAAGAGGACATATTGTCAGGTTTTGTCCTGTCAAGCGTTGGTAAGTTTTCCTTGGAGTTCTCTGATAACTTTTAGAATCCCTTTCTGTTGTCTTgattgttttttattaaaattaagtcCTACTTCTCCATTAGTTTTGgggtttaatattatttttgcttTGTGCAGTAAAACCAATACCTGCTGTCACTGAATTTACAGCCCAGCTGCAGATTCTTGAGTTGCTTGAGAATGTATGAGTGAATGTTATTTTCTGTATTACTTGATCAATAAACTCGATACATTTCAAGTATAATGATTGGATGTTTTTATTGTTTAGGCTATTTTTACAGCTGGCTATAAGGCTGTCTTGCACGTTCATTCCGTTGTTGAGGAATGCGAGATAGTTGAACTATTACAGCAAATTGATCCAAAAACAAGGAAACCCATGAAAAAGAAAGTTCTTTTTGTGAAGAATGGTGCCGTTGTTGTATGTCGTGTTCAGGTTCGGAATTCTTTTAATATACCAAAATGGGTATTTGTTTTTTGTCCGTTCAATTTTTTGTGTAACCAAGTAATTTTTGGG
It includes:
- the LOC107924445 gene encoding eukaryotic peptide chain release factor GTP-binding subunit ERF3A isoform X1, with the translated sequence MDIEAEIRALQLDSAEDNNGVVNPEDAKLEKVEKGDEVEVEGMKDEVHGRSQPGQAEPKVKNKEVVALEDAEAQEEMETNKKRHLNVVFIGHVDAGKSTTGGQILFLSGQVDDRTIQKYEKEAKDKSRESWYMAYVMDTNEEERVKGKTVEVGRAHFETETTRFTILDAPGHKSYVPNMISGASQADIGVLVISARKGEFETGYERGGQTREHVQLAKTLGVAKLLVVVNKMDDPTVNWSKERYDEIESKMTPFLKSSGYNVKKDVQFLPISGLLGSNMKTRVDKSICSWWNGPCLFEALDCIEVPLRDPKGPFRMPILDKFKDMGTVVMGKVESGSVCEGDSLLVMPNKAQVKVVAVYCDENKVRCAGPGENLRVRLSGIEEEDILSGFVLSSVVKPIPAVTEFTAQLQILELLENAIFTAGYKAVLHVHSVVEECEIVELLQQIDPKTRKPMKKKVLFVKNGAVVVCRVQVNNSICVEKFSDFPQLGRFTLRTEGKTIAVGKVTDLPVA
- the LOC107924488 gene encoding E3 ubiquitin-protein ligase ORTHRUS 2, whose amino-acid sequence is MAHHVFQLPCDGDGACMRCKVTPPTEETLTCSTCATPWHVACLASPPETLASTLQWHCPDCSGDPLPSASVAIDGSSSELFAAIKAIEADESLTEKEKARKRQELLSGRVEEDGEKEKEKGKEKEKESSVLDVLDGSINCSFCMQLPDRPVTTPCGHNFCLKCFQKWIGQGKRTCAKCRSTIPPKMASQPRINSTLVSVIRMAKLSKSNVAAGPLKVYHFIHNQDRPDKAFTTERAQKAGKANAASGKIFVTVPPDHFGPITAENDPARNQGVLVGECWEDRLECRQWGAHLPHVAGIAGQSNYGSQSVALSGGYEDDEDHGEWFLYTGSGGRDLSGNKRTSKEQSFDQKFEKMNEALRVSCKHGYPVRVVRSHKEKRSSYAPEKGVRYDGVYRIEKCWRKVGMQGFKVCRYLFVRCDNEPAPWTSDEHGDGPRPLPAIPELKKATDVFERKESPSWDFDEEDSRWKWKKPPPPSKKPVNAADLEERKRARKAIRKAHNTSIRERLLKEFSCQICRQVMNLPVTTPCAHNFCKSCFEGAFAGKTAVRERNKGGRTLRSQKNVLNCPSCPTDISEFLQNLQVNRELMDVIESLKQKSEENQEPAEELSEEQINGSVENAYLDSGDGETGKKNENADPEGDSQNPPLDCETERSSKRRKVDTAQVTNDENDSPSSILQVQSSEGDIE
- the LOC107924445 gene encoding eukaryotic peptide chain release factor GTP-binding subunit ERF3A isoform X2; the protein is MGMKDEVHGRSQPGQAEPKVKNKEVVALEDAEAQEEMETNKKRHLNVVFIGHVDAGKSTTGGQILFLSGQVDDRTIQKYEKEAKDKSRESWYMAYVMDTNEEERVKGKTVEVGRAHFETETTRFTILDAPGHKSYVPNMISGASQADIGVLVISARKGEFETGYERGGQTREHVQLAKTLGVAKLLVVVNKMDDPTVNWSKERYDEIESKMTPFLKSSGYNVKKDVQFLPISGLLGSNMKTRVDKSICSWWNGPCLFEALDCIEVPLRDPKGPFRMPILDKFKDMGTVVMGKVESGSVCEGDSLLVMPNKAQVKVVAVYCDENKVRCAGPGENLRVRLSGIEEEDILSGFVLSSVVKPIPAVTEFTAQLQILELLENAIFTAGYKAVLHVHSVVEECEIVELLQQIDPKTRKPMKKKVLFVKNGAVVVCRVQVNNSICVEKFSDFPQLGRFTLRTEGKTIAVGKVTDLPVA